One genomic window of Quercus lobata isolate SW786 chromosome 9, ValleyOak3.0 Primary Assembly, whole genome shotgun sequence includes the following:
- the LOC115960338 gene encoding G-type lectin S-receptor-like serine/threonine-protein kinase RKS1 isoform X2, with the protein MMNPAKGNTSLLLLSLLLVCPICTSLDTITPNQSLKDGDGQLLLSNQKTFALGFFSPGSSSHRYVGIWYNQITEKTVVWVANRDAPLNDTSGVLSINGKGNLVLHTQNQTTPIWSTNVSFSVSSTNNSMAKLLDIGNLVLVQQDSQRFTWQSFDYPTNTMLPFMKLGLDRRTGLNRFLTSWKSKDDPGTGNYTYQMVPTGYPQLCLYMGRTLLWRGGSWTGPRWNGIPEMTSNLFNVSFVNNQDETTIMYSTFSDLADPKVFPKAMVDESGIMQRSSWQETRWVEYWSVPQALCDKYMTCGPNSYCDPYNEVIFECKCFPGFEPKSSHECVREKQGVSMCNNGEGFVKLAHMKVPDTSIVHVDMSLSTKECEQKCLRNCSCIAYASANESEGGIGCLTWQGDLVDASTYPDLGQDLYIRVDAVVLENRHSTYSFSADSTLPYFEDSPSRRDIDGTRRNSNLPLFDLRTIIAATDNFSIVNKLGQGGFGPVYKGFLQNGMEIAVKRLSKCSGQGIEQFKTEVALIAKLQHRNLVRILGCCIHKEEKMLIYEYLPNKSLDSFIFDETKRSCLDWGKRFEIICGIARGILYLHQDSRLRIIHRDLKASNVLLDNALNPKIADFGMARIVGGDQIEANTNCVVGTYGYMSPEYAMQGLFSIKSDIYSFGVLLLEIVTGKKNSTYHHDGPSSNLIGHVWDLWREDNSMKIVDPLLDETYPANEVSRCIQIGLLCVQEHATDRPTMSTVVFMLGNDTQLPSPKRPAFILTGTYNSTNRSNSAVINSINEITLSKIDGR; encoded by the exons atgatgaatCCTGCTAAAGGGAATACATCATTGCTTCTTCTCTCCCTTCTTCTTGTTTGCCCAATCTGCACTTCCCTTGACACCATAACACCAAACCAATCCCTCAAGGACGGTGATGGTCAACTTCTACTCTCAAACCAGAAAACCTTTGCACTTGGGTTTTTCAGTCCCGGCAGTTCCAGTCACCGCTACGTTGGAATTTGGTATAACCAAATCACCGAAAAAACCGTTGTGTGGGTTGCAAACAGAGACGCTCCTCTCAATGATACCTCCGGAGTCCTCTCCATCAACGGTAAGGGAAACCTTGTACTCCACACCCAAAACCAAACCACTCCTATTTGGTCCACCaatgtttctttttctgtcTCATCCACAAATAATTCTATGGCTAAGCTCTTAGATATAGGAAATCTTGTGTTGGTTCAACAAGACAGCCAACGTTTTACATGGCAAAGTTTTGATTATCCCACCAATACTATGCTTCCGTTTATGAAACTTGGGCTAGACCGGCGGACCGGGTTGAACCGGTTCCTAACATCTTGGAAGTCCAAAGATGATCCGGGAACTGGCAACTACACATATCAAATGGTTCCAACTGGGTACCCTCAGTTATGCTTATACATGGGTCGGACTCTATTATGGCGTGGTGGATCTTGGACTGGCCCAAGATGGAACGGTATACCCGAAATGACATCAAATTTATTCAATGTTAGCTTTGTGAATAATCAAGATGAAACCACCATTATGTACAGTACATTTTCAGATTTAGCTGACCCCAAAGTTTTTCCTAAAGCGATGGTCGATGAATCAGGAATTATGCAACGGTCCTCATGGCAGGAGACTAGATGGGTCGAATATTGGTCTGTCCCACAAGCGTTATGTGATAAGTATATGACTTGCGGCCCAAATAGTTATTGTGACCCATACAATGAGGTCATTTTTGAGTGCAAATGCTTTCCTGGATTTGAACCCAAGTCATCTCATGAATGCGTGAGGGAAAAGCAAGGAGTGTCCATGTGCAACAATGGAGAAGGGTTCGTGAAGTTGGCACATATGAAGGTGCCAGATACTTCAATAGTACATGTGGACATGAGTTTGAGTACGAAAGAGTGTGAGCAAAAGTGTTTGAGGAATTGTTCTTGTATAGCTTACGCAAGTGCAAATGAGAGTGAGGGAGGGATTGGTTGCTTGACATGGCAAGGGGACTTGGTGGACGCAAGTACATATCCTGATCTAGGACAAGATTTATACATACGTGTGGATGCAGTTGTATTAG AGAATAGGCATAGCACATATTCATTTAGTGCTGACTCCACTTTACCATACTTCGAAGACTCTCCAAGTAGAAGGGACATTGATGGAACTAgaagaaattcaaatttgccATTGTTTGATCTAAGAACCATTATTGCAGCTACAGATAACTTCTCTATTGTAAACAAGCTTGGCCAAGGTGGTTTTGGCCCAGTTTATAAG GGTTTCCTACAAAATGGAATGGAAATAGCAGTAAAAAGATTATCAAAATGCTCTGGACAAGGAATAGAACAATTCAAAACAGAAGTTGCACTAATTGCTAAACTCCAACATAGAAACCTTGTGAGAATTTTAGGTTGTTGCATTCACAAAGAAGAGAAGATGTTGATCTATGAGTACTTGCCAAATAAAAGCTTGGACTCTTTCATTTTTG ATGAAACAAAAAGGTCATGTTTAGATTGGGGAAAGCGATTTGAGATTATTTGCGGAATTGCTCGAGGGATCTTATATCTtcatcaagattcaagattaaGAATTATCCATAGAGATTTAAAGGCCAGTAATGTTCTACTTGACAATGCATTGAATCCAAAAATTGCCGATTTTGGTATGGCTAGAATTGTTGGAGGGGACCAAATTGAAGCTAATACAAATTGCGTTGTTGGAACATA TGGTTATATGTCACCTGAGTATGCAATGCAAGGactattttcaataaaatctgATATATATAGCTTTGGGGTATTGCTACTGGAAATCGTTACTGGTAAAAAGAACAGTACTTACCATCATGATGGCCCTTCCTCAAATTTGATTGGACAT GTTTGGGACCTATGGAGAGAAGACAATTCCATGAAAATAGTTGACCCGTTACTAGATGAGACATACCCTGCTAATGAAGTTTCAAGATGCATTCAAATTGGACTTTTGTGCGTGCAAGAACATGCAACAGATCGGCCAACCATGTCAACTGTTGTTTTCATGTTGGGTAATGACACTCAGCTTCCTTCTCCAAAACGACCTGCATTTATTTTGACGGGTACTTACAATAGTACAAACAGATCAAATAGTGCAGTAATTAATTCAATAAATGAAATAACACTTTCTAAAATTGATGGTCGTTAG
- the LOC115960338 gene encoding G-type lectin S-receptor-like serine/threonine-protein kinase RKS1 isoform X3, with the protein MMNPAKGNTSLLLLSLLLVCPICTSLDTITPNQSLKDGDGQLLLSNQKTFALGFFSPGSSSHRYVGIWYNQITEKTVVWVANRDAPLNDTSGVLSINGKGNLVLHTQNQTTPIWSTNVSFSVSSTNNSMAKLLDIGNLVLVQQDSQRFTWQSFDYPTNTMLPFMKLGLDRRTGLNRFLTSWKSKDDPGTGNYTYQMVPTGYPQLCLYMGRTLLWRGGSWTGPRWNGIPEMTSNLFNVSFVNNQDETTIMYSTFSDLADPKVFPKAMVDESGIMQRSSWQETRWVEYWSVPQALCDKYMTCGPNSYCDPYNEVIFECKCFPGFEPKSSHECVREKQGVSMCNNGEGFVKLAHMKVPDTSIVHVDMSLSTKECEQKCLRNCSCIAYASANESEGGIGCLTWQGDLVDASTYPDLGQDLYIRVDAVVLAQYAKKNGLTQKKRVLVILGVSVAVMFLLVVPVVYCFVMKKKKENRHSTYSFSADSTLPYFEDSPSRRDIDGTRRNSNLPLFDLRTIIAATDNFSIVNKLGQGGFGPVYKGFLQNGMEIAVKRLSKCSGQGIEQFKTEVALIAKLQHRNLVRILGCCIHKEEKMLIYEYLPNKSLDSFIFDETKRSCLDWGKRFEIICGIARGILYLHQDSRLRIIHRDLKASNVLLDNALNPKIADFGMARIVGGDQIEANTNCVVGT; encoded by the exons atgatgaatCCTGCTAAAGGGAATACATCATTGCTTCTTCTCTCCCTTCTTCTTGTTTGCCCAATCTGCACTTCCCTTGACACCATAACACCAAACCAATCCCTCAAGGACGGTGATGGTCAACTTCTACTCTCAAACCAGAAAACCTTTGCACTTGGGTTTTTCAGTCCCGGCAGTTCCAGTCACCGCTACGTTGGAATTTGGTATAACCAAATCACCGAAAAAACCGTTGTGTGGGTTGCAAACAGAGACGCTCCTCTCAATGATACCTCCGGAGTCCTCTCCATCAACGGTAAGGGAAACCTTGTACTCCACACCCAAAACCAAACCACTCCTATTTGGTCCACCaatgtttctttttctgtcTCATCCACAAATAATTCTATGGCTAAGCTCTTAGATATAGGAAATCTTGTGTTGGTTCAACAAGACAGCCAACGTTTTACATGGCAAAGTTTTGATTATCCCACCAATACTATGCTTCCGTTTATGAAACTTGGGCTAGACCGGCGGACCGGGTTGAACCGGTTCCTAACATCTTGGAAGTCCAAAGATGATCCGGGAACTGGCAACTACACATATCAAATGGTTCCAACTGGGTACCCTCAGTTATGCTTATACATGGGTCGGACTCTATTATGGCGTGGTGGATCTTGGACTGGCCCAAGATGGAACGGTATACCCGAAATGACATCAAATTTATTCAATGTTAGCTTTGTGAATAATCAAGATGAAACCACCATTATGTACAGTACATTTTCAGATTTAGCTGACCCCAAAGTTTTTCCTAAAGCGATGGTCGATGAATCAGGAATTATGCAACGGTCCTCATGGCAGGAGACTAGATGGGTCGAATATTGGTCTGTCCCACAAGCGTTATGTGATAAGTATATGACTTGCGGCCCAAATAGTTATTGTGACCCATACAATGAGGTCATTTTTGAGTGCAAATGCTTTCCTGGATTTGAACCCAAGTCATCTCATGAATGCGTGAGGGAAAAGCAAGGAGTGTCCATGTGCAACAATGGAGAAGGGTTCGTGAAGTTGGCACATATGAAGGTGCCAGATACTTCAATAGTACATGTGGACATGAGTTTGAGTACGAAAGAGTGTGAGCAAAAGTGTTTGAGGAATTGTTCTTGTATAGCTTACGCAAGTGCAAATGAGAGTGAGGGAGGGATTGGTTGCTTGACATGGCAAGGGGACTTGGTGGACGCAAGTACATATCCTGATCTAGGACAAGATTTATACATACGTGTGGATGCAGTTGTATTAG cTCAATATGCTAAGAAAAATGGTCTTACTCAGAAAAAGAGGGTGCTAGTAATTCTGGGAGTTTCTGTTGCTGTAATGTTTCTTCTTGTTGTCCCAGTTGTGTATTGTTTtgtaatgaagaagaagaaag AGAATAGGCATAGCACATATTCATTTAGTGCTGACTCCACTTTACCATACTTCGAAGACTCTCCAAGTAGAAGGGACATTGATGGAACTAgaagaaattcaaatttgccATTGTTTGATCTAAGAACCATTATTGCAGCTACAGATAACTTCTCTATTGTAAACAAGCTTGGCCAAGGTGGTTTTGGCCCAGTTTATAAG GGTTTCCTACAAAATGGAATGGAAATAGCAGTAAAAAGATTATCAAAATGCTCTGGACAAGGAATAGAACAATTCAAAACAGAAGTTGCACTAATTGCTAAACTCCAACATAGAAACCTTGTGAGAATTTTAGGTTGTTGCATTCACAAAGAAGAGAAGATGTTGATCTATGAGTACTTGCCAAATAAAAGCTTGGACTCTTTCATTTTTG ATGAAACAAAAAGGTCATGTTTAGATTGGGGAAAGCGATTTGAGATTATTTGCGGAATTGCTCGAGGGATCTTATATCTtcatcaagattcaagattaaGAATTATCCATAGAGATTTAAAGGCCAGTAATGTTCTACTTGACAATGCATTGAATCCAAAAATTGCCGATTTTGGTATGGCTAGAATTGTTGGAGGGGACCAAATTGAAGCTAATACAAATTGCGTTGTTGGAACATAG
- the LOC115960338 gene encoding G-type lectin S-receptor-like serine/threonine-protein kinase RKS1 isoform X1: MMNPAKGNTSLLLLSLLLVCPICTSLDTITPNQSLKDGDGQLLLSNQKTFALGFFSPGSSSHRYVGIWYNQITEKTVVWVANRDAPLNDTSGVLSINGKGNLVLHTQNQTTPIWSTNVSFSVSSTNNSMAKLLDIGNLVLVQQDSQRFTWQSFDYPTNTMLPFMKLGLDRRTGLNRFLTSWKSKDDPGTGNYTYQMVPTGYPQLCLYMGRTLLWRGGSWTGPRWNGIPEMTSNLFNVSFVNNQDETTIMYSTFSDLADPKVFPKAMVDESGIMQRSSWQETRWVEYWSVPQALCDKYMTCGPNSYCDPYNEVIFECKCFPGFEPKSSHECVREKQGVSMCNNGEGFVKLAHMKVPDTSIVHVDMSLSTKECEQKCLRNCSCIAYASANESEGGIGCLTWQGDLVDASTYPDLGQDLYIRVDAVVLAQYAKKNGLTQKKRVLVILGVSVAVMFLLVVPVVYCFVMKKKKENRHSTYSFSADSTLPYFEDSPSRRDIDGTRRNSNLPLFDLRTIIAATDNFSIVNKLGQGGFGPVYKGFLQNGMEIAVKRLSKCSGQGIEQFKTEVALIAKLQHRNLVRILGCCIHKEEKMLIYEYLPNKSLDSFIFDETKRSCLDWGKRFEIICGIARGILYLHQDSRLRIIHRDLKASNVLLDNALNPKIADFGMARIVGGDQIEANTNCVVGTYGYMSPEYAMQGLFSIKSDIYSFGVLLLEIVTGKKNSTYHHDGPSSNLIGHVWDLWREDNSMKIVDPLLDETYPANEVSRCIQIGLLCVQEHATDRPTMSTVVFMLGNDTQLPSPKRPAFILTGTYNSTNRSNSAVINSINEITLSKIDGR, translated from the exons atgatgaatCCTGCTAAAGGGAATACATCATTGCTTCTTCTCTCCCTTCTTCTTGTTTGCCCAATCTGCACTTCCCTTGACACCATAACACCAAACCAATCCCTCAAGGACGGTGATGGTCAACTTCTACTCTCAAACCAGAAAACCTTTGCACTTGGGTTTTTCAGTCCCGGCAGTTCCAGTCACCGCTACGTTGGAATTTGGTATAACCAAATCACCGAAAAAACCGTTGTGTGGGTTGCAAACAGAGACGCTCCTCTCAATGATACCTCCGGAGTCCTCTCCATCAACGGTAAGGGAAACCTTGTACTCCACACCCAAAACCAAACCACTCCTATTTGGTCCACCaatgtttctttttctgtcTCATCCACAAATAATTCTATGGCTAAGCTCTTAGATATAGGAAATCTTGTGTTGGTTCAACAAGACAGCCAACGTTTTACATGGCAAAGTTTTGATTATCCCACCAATACTATGCTTCCGTTTATGAAACTTGGGCTAGACCGGCGGACCGGGTTGAACCGGTTCCTAACATCTTGGAAGTCCAAAGATGATCCGGGAACTGGCAACTACACATATCAAATGGTTCCAACTGGGTACCCTCAGTTATGCTTATACATGGGTCGGACTCTATTATGGCGTGGTGGATCTTGGACTGGCCCAAGATGGAACGGTATACCCGAAATGACATCAAATTTATTCAATGTTAGCTTTGTGAATAATCAAGATGAAACCACCATTATGTACAGTACATTTTCAGATTTAGCTGACCCCAAAGTTTTTCCTAAAGCGATGGTCGATGAATCAGGAATTATGCAACGGTCCTCATGGCAGGAGACTAGATGGGTCGAATATTGGTCTGTCCCACAAGCGTTATGTGATAAGTATATGACTTGCGGCCCAAATAGTTATTGTGACCCATACAATGAGGTCATTTTTGAGTGCAAATGCTTTCCTGGATTTGAACCCAAGTCATCTCATGAATGCGTGAGGGAAAAGCAAGGAGTGTCCATGTGCAACAATGGAGAAGGGTTCGTGAAGTTGGCACATATGAAGGTGCCAGATACTTCAATAGTACATGTGGACATGAGTTTGAGTACGAAAGAGTGTGAGCAAAAGTGTTTGAGGAATTGTTCTTGTATAGCTTACGCAAGTGCAAATGAGAGTGAGGGAGGGATTGGTTGCTTGACATGGCAAGGGGACTTGGTGGACGCAAGTACATATCCTGATCTAGGACAAGATTTATACATACGTGTGGATGCAGTTGTATTAG cTCAATATGCTAAGAAAAATGGTCTTACTCAGAAAAAGAGGGTGCTAGTAATTCTGGGAGTTTCTGTTGCTGTAATGTTTCTTCTTGTTGTCCCAGTTGTGTATTGTTTtgtaatgaagaagaagaaag AGAATAGGCATAGCACATATTCATTTAGTGCTGACTCCACTTTACCATACTTCGAAGACTCTCCAAGTAGAAGGGACATTGATGGAACTAgaagaaattcaaatttgccATTGTTTGATCTAAGAACCATTATTGCAGCTACAGATAACTTCTCTATTGTAAACAAGCTTGGCCAAGGTGGTTTTGGCCCAGTTTATAAG GGTTTCCTACAAAATGGAATGGAAATAGCAGTAAAAAGATTATCAAAATGCTCTGGACAAGGAATAGAACAATTCAAAACAGAAGTTGCACTAATTGCTAAACTCCAACATAGAAACCTTGTGAGAATTTTAGGTTGTTGCATTCACAAAGAAGAGAAGATGTTGATCTATGAGTACTTGCCAAATAAAAGCTTGGACTCTTTCATTTTTG ATGAAACAAAAAGGTCATGTTTAGATTGGGGAAAGCGATTTGAGATTATTTGCGGAATTGCTCGAGGGATCTTATATCTtcatcaagattcaagattaaGAATTATCCATAGAGATTTAAAGGCCAGTAATGTTCTACTTGACAATGCATTGAATCCAAAAATTGCCGATTTTGGTATGGCTAGAATTGTTGGAGGGGACCAAATTGAAGCTAATACAAATTGCGTTGTTGGAACATA TGGTTATATGTCACCTGAGTATGCAATGCAAGGactattttcaataaaatctgATATATATAGCTTTGGGGTATTGCTACTGGAAATCGTTACTGGTAAAAAGAACAGTACTTACCATCATGATGGCCCTTCCTCAAATTTGATTGGACAT GTTTGGGACCTATGGAGAGAAGACAATTCCATGAAAATAGTTGACCCGTTACTAGATGAGACATACCCTGCTAATGAAGTTTCAAGATGCATTCAAATTGGACTTTTGTGCGTGCAAGAACATGCAACAGATCGGCCAACCATGTCAACTGTTGTTTTCATGTTGGGTAATGACACTCAGCTTCCTTCTCCAAAACGACCTGCATTTATTTTGACGGGTACTTACAATAGTACAAACAGATCAAATAGTGCAGTAATTAATTCAATAAATGAAATAACACTTTCTAAAATTGATGGTCGTTAG
- the LOC115960343 gene encoding uncharacterized protein LOC115960343 isoform X2, whose amino-acid sequence MVPIRFLFLSFLSLLSNTLIPLSNAKAQSFSPSIYEILKAHGLPMGLLPKGITDFDVDTNGHFQVYLDQACNAKFESQLHYDRNVSGTLSFGQIAGLSGVSAQELFLWFPVKGIRVDIPSSGLIYFDVGVVFKQFSLSLFETPPDCMELATTNLLLNPTQQEVGQVFKSQSRKLRYELGQEDFARDVV is encoded by the exons ATGGTCCCAATCCGATTTCTGTTCCTATCATTTCTCTCATTACTATCAAACACTCTCATCCCACTCTCCAATGCTAAAGCTCAATCATTTTCACCATCAATATATGAAATCCTTAAGGCTCATGGGCTCCCAATGGGACTATTACCAAAGGGTATCACAGACTTTGATGTAGACACAAATGGGCACTTTCAGGTGTACTTGGATCAAGCTTGCAATGCTAAGTTTGAAAGTCAATTGCATTATGACAGAAACGTTTCTGGGACTCTAAGTTTCGGTCAGATTGCTGGGTTGTCTGGTGTTTCGGCTCAGGAGTTGTTTCTTTGGTTTCCAGTTAAAGGGATTCGTGTGGATATACCAAGCTCTGGTTTGATTTACTTTGATGTTGGAGTTGTGTTCAAGCAATTCTCATTGTCACTTTTCGAAACGCCGCCGGATTGTATGGAGTTGGCAACTACTAATCTGCTGCTAAACCCCACCCAACAAGAAGTTGGACAAGTTTTTAAG AGTCAATCTAGGAAGCTACGGTATGAGCTTGGTCAGGAAGATTTTGCGAGGGATGTTGTGTAG
- the LOC115960338 gene encoding G-type lectin S-receptor-like serine/threonine-protein kinase RKS1 isoform X4, producing MMNPAKGNTSLLLLSLLLVCPICTSLDTITPNQSLKDGDGQLLLSNQKTFALGFFSPGSSSHRYVGIWYNQITEKTVVWVANRDAPLNDTSGVLSINGKGNLVLHTQNQTTPIWSTNVSFSVSSTNNSMAKLLDIGNLVLVQQDSQRFTWQSFDYPTNTMLPFMKLGLDRRTGLNRFLTSWKSKDDPGTGNYTYQMVPTGYPQLCLYMGRTLLWRGGSWTGPRWNGIPEMTSNLFNVSFVNNQDETTIMYSTFSDLADPKVFPKAMVDESGIMQRSSWQETRWVEYWSVPQALCDKYMTCGPNSYCDPYNEVIFECKCFPGFEPKSSHECVREKQGVSMCNNGEGFVKLAHMKVPDTSIVHVDMSLSTKECEQKCLRNCSCIAYASANESEGGIGCLTWQGDLVDASTYPDLGQDLYIRVDAVVLAQYAKKNGLTQKKRVLVILGVSVAVMFLLVVPVVYCFVMKKKKENRHSTYSFSADSTLPYFEDSPSRRDIDGTRRNSNLPLFDLRTIIAATDNFSIVNKLGQGGFGPVYKGFLQNGMEIAVKRLSKCSGQGIEQFKTEVALIAKLQHRNLVRILGCCIHKEEKMLIYEYLPNKSLDSFIFVVICHLSMQCKDYFQ from the exons atgatgaatCCTGCTAAAGGGAATACATCATTGCTTCTTCTCTCCCTTCTTCTTGTTTGCCCAATCTGCACTTCCCTTGACACCATAACACCAAACCAATCCCTCAAGGACGGTGATGGTCAACTTCTACTCTCAAACCAGAAAACCTTTGCACTTGGGTTTTTCAGTCCCGGCAGTTCCAGTCACCGCTACGTTGGAATTTGGTATAACCAAATCACCGAAAAAACCGTTGTGTGGGTTGCAAACAGAGACGCTCCTCTCAATGATACCTCCGGAGTCCTCTCCATCAACGGTAAGGGAAACCTTGTACTCCACACCCAAAACCAAACCACTCCTATTTGGTCCACCaatgtttctttttctgtcTCATCCACAAATAATTCTATGGCTAAGCTCTTAGATATAGGAAATCTTGTGTTGGTTCAACAAGACAGCCAACGTTTTACATGGCAAAGTTTTGATTATCCCACCAATACTATGCTTCCGTTTATGAAACTTGGGCTAGACCGGCGGACCGGGTTGAACCGGTTCCTAACATCTTGGAAGTCCAAAGATGATCCGGGAACTGGCAACTACACATATCAAATGGTTCCAACTGGGTACCCTCAGTTATGCTTATACATGGGTCGGACTCTATTATGGCGTGGTGGATCTTGGACTGGCCCAAGATGGAACGGTATACCCGAAATGACATCAAATTTATTCAATGTTAGCTTTGTGAATAATCAAGATGAAACCACCATTATGTACAGTACATTTTCAGATTTAGCTGACCCCAAAGTTTTTCCTAAAGCGATGGTCGATGAATCAGGAATTATGCAACGGTCCTCATGGCAGGAGACTAGATGGGTCGAATATTGGTCTGTCCCACAAGCGTTATGTGATAAGTATATGACTTGCGGCCCAAATAGTTATTGTGACCCATACAATGAGGTCATTTTTGAGTGCAAATGCTTTCCTGGATTTGAACCCAAGTCATCTCATGAATGCGTGAGGGAAAAGCAAGGAGTGTCCATGTGCAACAATGGAGAAGGGTTCGTGAAGTTGGCACATATGAAGGTGCCAGATACTTCAATAGTACATGTGGACATGAGTTTGAGTACGAAAGAGTGTGAGCAAAAGTGTTTGAGGAATTGTTCTTGTATAGCTTACGCAAGTGCAAATGAGAGTGAGGGAGGGATTGGTTGCTTGACATGGCAAGGGGACTTGGTGGACGCAAGTACATATCCTGATCTAGGACAAGATTTATACATACGTGTGGATGCAGTTGTATTAG cTCAATATGCTAAGAAAAATGGTCTTACTCAGAAAAAGAGGGTGCTAGTAATTCTGGGAGTTTCTGTTGCTGTAATGTTTCTTCTTGTTGTCCCAGTTGTGTATTGTTTtgtaatgaagaagaagaaag AGAATAGGCATAGCACATATTCATTTAGTGCTGACTCCACTTTACCATACTTCGAAGACTCTCCAAGTAGAAGGGACATTGATGGAACTAgaagaaattcaaatttgccATTGTTTGATCTAAGAACCATTATTGCAGCTACAGATAACTTCTCTATTGTAAACAAGCTTGGCCAAGGTGGTTTTGGCCCAGTTTATAAG GGTTTCCTACAAAATGGAATGGAAATAGCAGTAAAAAGATTATCAAAATGCTCTGGACAAGGAATAGAACAATTCAAAACAGAAGTTGCACTAATTGCTAAACTCCAACATAGAAACCTTGTGAGAATTTTAGGTTGTTGCATTCACAAAGAAGAGAAGATGTTGATCTATGAGTACTTGCCAAATAAAAGCTTGGACTCTTTCATTTTTG TGGTTATATGTCACCTGAGTATGCAATGCAAGGactattttcaataa
- the LOC115960338 gene encoding G-type lectin S-receptor-like serine/threonine-protein kinase RKS1 isoform X5: MFLLVVPVVYCFVMKKKKENRHSTYSFSADSTLPYFEDSPSRRDIDGTRRNSNLPLFDLRTIIAATDNFSIVNKLGQGGFGPVYKGFLQNGMEIAVKRLSKCSGQGIEQFKTEVALIAKLQHRNLVRILGCCIHKEEKMLIYEYLPNKSLDSFIFDETKRSCLDWGKRFEIICGIARGILYLHQDSRLRIIHRDLKASNVLLDNALNPKIADFGMARIVGGDQIEANTNCVVGTYGYMSPEYAMQGLFSIKSDIYSFGVLLLEIVTGKKNSTYHHDGPSSNLIGHVWDLWREDNSMKIVDPLLDETYPANEVSRCIQIGLLCVQEHATDRPTMSTVVFMLGNDTQLPSPKRPAFILTGTYNSTNRSNSAVINSINEITLSKIDGR; the protein is encoded by the exons ATGTTTCTTCTTGTTGTCCCAGTTGTGTATTGTTTtgtaatgaagaagaagaaag AGAATAGGCATAGCACATATTCATTTAGTGCTGACTCCACTTTACCATACTTCGAAGACTCTCCAAGTAGAAGGGACATTGATGGAACTAgaagaaattcaaatttgccATTGTTTGATCTAAGAACCATTATTGCAGCTACAGATAACTTCTCTATTGTAAACAAGCTTGGCCAAGGTGGTTTTGGCCCAGTTTATAAG GGTTTCCTACAAAATGGAATGGAAATAGCAGTAAAAAGATTATCAAAATGCTCTGGACAAGGAATAGAACAATTCAAAACAGAAGTTGCACTAATTGCTAAACTCCAACATAGAAACCTTGTGAGAATTTTAGGTTGTTGCATTCACAAAGAAGAGAAGATGTTGATCTATGAGTACTTGCCAAATAAAAGCTTGGACTCTTTCATTTTTG ATGAAACAAAAAGGTCATGTTTAGATTGGGGAAAGCGATTTGAGATTATTTGCGGAATTGCTCGAGGGATCTTATATCTtcatcaagattcaagattaaGAATTATCCATAGAGATTTAAAGGCCAGTAATGTTCTACTTGACAATGCATTGAATCCAAAAATTGCCGATTTTGGTATGGCTAGAATTGTTGGAGGGGACCAAATTGAAGCTAATACAAATTGCGTTGTTGGAACATA TGGTTATATGTCACCTGAGTATGCAATGCAAGGactattttcaataaaatctgATATATATAGCTTTGGGGTATTGCTACTGGAAATCGTTACTGGTAAAAAGAACAGTACTTACCATCATGATGGCCCTTCCTCAAATTTGATTGGACAT GTTTGGGACCTATGGAGAGAAGACAATTCCATGAAAATAGTTGACCCGTTACTAGATGAGACATACCCTGCTAATGAAGTTTCAAGATGCATTCAAATTGGACTTTTGTGCGTGCAAGAACATGCAACAGATCGGCCAACCATGTCAACTGTTGTTTTCATGTTGGGTAATGACACTCAGCTTCCTTCTCCAAAACGACCTGCATTTATTTTGACGGGTACTTACAATAGTACAAACAGATCAAATAGTGCAGTAATTAATTCAATAAATGAAATAACACTTTCTAAAATTGATGGTCGTTAG